A DNA window from Fodinibius sp. Rm-B-1B1-1 contains the following coding sequences:
- the ftsZ gene encoding cell division protein FtsZ has product MSNLNSRFSFDIDGQDNAKIKVIGVGGGGGNAVNNMIEKGLTSVEYIALNTDAQALKNSMADLTIQVGANLTNGLGAGARPEIGREAVEENRHEIEEAIEGADMVFVTAGMGGGTGTGGAPVVSGIAKRKGILTVGIVTTPFDCEGPKRMKYALEGITELKKNSDTVIVIPNERLMDIADEDTTLLEAFEQANQVLYNATRGISDLILMPGLINLDFADVRTTMLDGGAAIMGAANATGEDRAEIAAREAINSPLLDGVSINGARNVLVNISSGADLGMKETNTATSIIQQEAGENAEIILGTVLDESFDGELRVTVIATGFDLAESSKEARVAPNSQKNQQKKEAKSDDLDMPKASDVTGHSRYSATNEPFYKGEKNLKQMDQPAFHRRGLKNVSPMNKDEEQQNKNQNEMQDEQEKSNELLNNRRERIDKTDSDQPAFLRKIMD; this is encoded by the coding sequence ATGTCTAACCTAAACTCTCGTTTTAGTTTTGACATCGACGGTCAAGACAATGCGAAAATAAAAGTGATAGGTGTTGGAGGCGGCGGAGGCAATGCCGTTAACAACATGATCGAGAAAGGCCTGACCAGTGTGGAGTACATCGCTCTTAACACCGATGCACAGGCACTAAAAAACAGCATGGCAGATCTGACCATCCAAGTGGGAGCAAACCTCACGAATGGACTTGGCGCCGGAGCACGTCCTGAGATTGGCAGAGAAGCCGTGGAAGAAAATCGACACGAAATTGAAGAAGCGATCGAAGGCGCGGATATGGTCTTCGTTACGGCTGGAATGGGCGGTGGTACCGGAACAGGGGGCGCTCCCGTTGTATCAGGTATTGCCAAACGCAAAGGCATTTTGACGGTTGGAATTGTGACTACGCCTTTCGATTGTGAAGGGCCCAAGCGAATGAAGTATGCCCTTGAAGGCATTACGGAACTCAAGAAAAACAGTGACACCGTAATTGTCATCCCCAATGAACGCCTGATGGATATTGCGGATGAAGATACGACGCTCTTGGAGGCTTTTGAACAGGCCAACCAAGTGCTCTATAATGCGACACGTGGTATCTCGGATCTCATCCTGATGCCTGGTCTTATCAACCTTGACTTTGCTGATGTACGCACAACCATGCTCGATGGTGGAGCTGCTATCATGGGTGCAGCCAATGCTACAGGAGAAGACCGAGCTGAAATTGCAGCGCGCGAAGCTATTAATTCTCCCCTGTTAGATGGGGTTAGCATTAATGGGGCGCGCAATGTGCTGGTCAATATTTCATCGGGTGCCGATCTCGGAATGAAAGAAACCAATACAGCCACGAGTATCATCCAGCAAGAGGCCGGCGAAAATGCCGAGATCATTCTGGGTACTGTACTTGATGAGAGCTTCGATGGTGAACTCCGCGTTACTGTTATTGCCACGGGGTTCGATCTGGCTGAAAGCAGTAAGGAAGCACGGGTTGCTCCAAATTCGCAAAAGAACCAACAGAAGAAAGAGGCAAAATCTGATGATTTAGATATGCCCAAGGCCAGTGACGTTACGGGACACAGCCGTTACTCTGCTACCAATGAACCATTTTATAAAGGTGAAAAGAACCTTAAGCAGATGGATCAACCGGCGTTCCATCGTCGTGGACTTAAAAATGTAAGCCCAATGAATAAGGATGAAGAGCAACAAAACAAGAACCAAAATGAAATGCAGGACGAGCAGGAAAAAAGCAATGAGTTGCTCAATAATCGCCGTG